A stretch of the Uranotaenia lowii strain MFRU-FL chromosome 3, ASM2978415v1, whole genome shotgun sequence genome encodes the following:
- the LOC129751052 gene encoding cyclin-dependent kinases regulatory subunit-like, translated as MPSDQIQYSEKYYDDVYEYRHVILPQDLARNVPKSHLMTETEWRNLGVQQSPGWVMYMMHAPEPHILLFRRPRTDGPRKMNSVAGPSGTNPSKKASRLTAV; from the exons ATGCCTTCCGATCAAATCCAGTACTCGGAGAAGTACTACGACGATGTATACGAGTATCGCCATGTAATACTCCCGCAGGACCTCGCTCGGAACGTTCCTAAATCCCACTTGATGACCGAAACGGAATGGCGCAATCTGGGCGTTCAACAATCGCCTGGTTGGGTTATGTACATG ATGCATGCTCCGGAGCCACACATCCTTCTGTTCCGGCGACCACGAACGGACGGACCCCGGAAGATGAACAGCGTTGCGGGACCTTCCGGGACCAACCCTTCTAAGAAGGCATCGCGACTGACCGCAGTTTAA